The Aliivibrio fischeri genome contains a region encoding:
- a CDS encoding EAL domain-containing protein, producing the protein MLLATQDEFQTHLFIDDAGSYCAQYDGFILRSVFQPIFDKQMNIFGYEALLRIQDSNDQPIRPDLFFSDLSRTLEQILNIERLSRVIHIRNFSTFAPLGCKLFLNVLPESAVLLYTSHLPDINAMLLESRISALNLSPQNIVFELVEFHYQDEKRLINAIEMIKKHDFFVAIDDYGSEASSAHRVSQLNPNVIKIDRELLLKYEAGVKAPLLSALSIAKKQEALTIVEGVETPHQYELMKKLNIGYFQGFLLGKPLPLHEQNHQAA; encoded by the coding sequence ATGCTATTGGCAACACAGGACGAGTTTCAAACTCATTTATTCATTGATGACGCAGGTTCATATTGCGCTCAATATGACGGCTTCATTTTGAGAAGTGTTTTCCAACCAATATTTGATAAACAAATGAATATTTTTGGTTATGAAGCATTACTTAGAATTCAAGACTCAAATGATCAACCAATCAGACCCGACCTTTTCTTTTCGGACTTATCTCGCACTTTAGAACAGATACTAAATATCGAGCGCTTAAGCCGTGTTATTCATATTCGGAATTTTTCTACCTTTGCGCCATTAGGTTGCAAGCTGTTTTTAAATGTTTTACCTGAATCCGCAGTCCTTCTTTATACCAGTCATTTACCTGATATAAATGCAATGCTATTAGAGTCACGGATCAGTGCTTTAAACCTATCTCCACAAAACATCGTATTTGAATTAGTAGAATTTCATTATCAAGATGAAAAAAGGCTAATTAATGCTATTGAAATGATCAAAAAACACGATTTTTTTGTTGCTATTGACGATTATGGATCGGAAGCCTCTTCTGCACATAGAGTTTCACAATTAAATCCAAACGTAATTAAAATCGATAGAGAGCTCTTATTAAAGTATGAAGCTGGCGTCAAAGCCCCTCTGTTATCTGCCCTTTCTATCGCAAAAAAACAAGAGGCATTAACTATTGTTGAAGGCGTTGAAACACCTCATCAATATGAGCTAATGAAAAAATTAAACATTGGTTATTTCCAAGGTTTTTTACTTGGGAAACCACTTCCATTACACGAACAAAATCACCAAGCCGCGTAA
- a CDS encoding DUF2797 domain-containing protein, with the protein MSIQITGTLAKMRSSLSEGTVQYRLPVGDEEISLNPLIGKTLTLTHTGNIFCCSCGKKTKKSYSQGHCFVCMKKLASCDMCIMKPETCHFSEGTCREPQWGEDNCFVDHYVYLSNTSSMKVGITRHTQIPTRWIDQGATQGLPIAKVKNRLISGLVEIELAKLIADKTNWRTLLKGNGDPLPLKEAALELLPQVETAIAKIQAEHGDDSVELLDEHILDIAFPVNEFPTKIVSHNFDKNPEVTGVLNGIKGQYLLFDTGVINIRKFGSYEVTVTA; encoded by the coding sequence ATGAGCATTCAAATTACTGGAACATTAGCAAAAATGCGTTCTTCTTTATCTGAAGGAACCGTCCAATATCGTCTACCTGTCGGAGATGAAGAAATCAGCTTAAACCCTTTAATCGGTAAAACGCTAACTCTTACTCATACAGGTAATATCTTTTGTTGCTCATGCGGCAAGAAAACCAAAAAAAGCTACTCCCAAGGTCATTGCTTTGTATGTATGAAAAAGCTAGCAAGTTGCGATATGTGCATAATGAAACCTGAAACATGCCATTTCTCAGAAGGTACATGTCGTGAGCCTCAATGGGGTGAAGATAATTGTTTTGTTGATCACTATGTTTATCTTTCAAATACATCGAGTATGAAAGTCGGCATTACCCGTCACACTCAAATTCCTACACGCTGGATTGATCAAGGCGCAACTCAAGGTTTGCCTATCGCTAAAGTGAAAAACCGCTTAATTTCAGGCCTAGTTGAGATTGAGTTAGCAAAACTCATTGCAGATAAAACCAATTGGCGCACGCTATTAAAAGGTAACGGTGATCCACTTCCTTTAAAAGAAGCGGCTTTAGAACTATTGCCTCAAGTTGAAACGGCAATTGCAAAGATTCAAGCTGAGCATGGTGACGATTCTGTTGAATTATTAGACGAGCACATTCTTGATATCGCGTTTCCTGTTAATGAGTTCCCGACAAAAATCGTCAGCCATAACTTTGATAAAAACCCTGAAGTCACAGGCGTTCTTAATGGCATTAAAGGTCAATACCTACTGTTTGATACAGGTGTTATCAATATCCGTAAATTTGGCTCTTACGAAGTTACCGTGACAGCGTAA